One Actinomycetota bacterium DNA window includes the following coding sequences:
- a CDS encoding metallophosphoesterase, translating into METVRRTALGLVRLLLPVAAGVLAAAVALLAFGAKQEEMGPFTVELHSRLGRGVTSIELPPLGALAADTHDAPLRLTATLRGVDVNGLGEELRGGSTRALAERVEADARRSLRPYAVRMTLIALAGGLLVGLLLFRRAWASVAVCTAAAVLAVGGSGASAWTGWRPEAFREPRFSGSLVLAPQLIGSVEEVTDRLEAFRRELNRVVSSAVRAYTALEPSAIREPDEVRVLHVSDIHVSPLGIGMMRQLARGFDVAFVLDTGDLTSYGTPLEEAVVQAIPSLEVPYVFVRGNHDPPAVQDAIRQLPNGIVLDGDTAELDGLLLYGLGHPAYTENKEQELDHERFVELARSASARIASDLRALPRSPDVVAVHDDRMARALAGSVPLVVSGHYHTQSEETRDSTLFLRAGTTGGAGVNLLSEPGGVPLSAQILYFRPGATPRLVAYDVVQQSPTTGSLTIDRRLVTQDL; encoded by the coding sequence GTGGAGACGGTCCGTCGAACGGCGCTCGGTTTGGTCCGTCTGCTGCTCCCGGTCGCGGCCGGAGTGCTCGCCGCCGCCGTCGCCCTGCTCGCGTTCGGCGCGAAGCAGGAGGAGATGGGGCCGTTCACCGTCGAGCTGCACTCCCGGCTCGGACGGGGCGTCACGTCGATCGAGCTCCCGCCGTTGGGAGCCTTGGCGGCCGACACGCACGACGCCCCGCTCCGTCTGACAGCGACGCTGCGCGGGGTCGATGTGAACGGGTTGGGCGAGGAGCTGCGCGGAGGGAGCACGCGCGCGCTCGCCGAACGGGTCGAGGCGGACGCGCGTCGCAGCCTGCGGCCCTACGCCGTGCGCATGACGCTGATCGCGCTGGCGGGAGGGCTCCTCGTGGGACTCCTGCTGTTCCGTCGGGCGTGGGCGTCCGTCGCCGTGTGCACCGCGGCGGCGGTCCTGGCCGTCGGTGGGAGCGGAGCCTCGGCGTGGACGGGTTGGAGGCCGGAGGCCTTCCGGGAGCCGAGGTTCTCGGGCTCCCTCGTCCTCGCCCCGCAGCTGATCGGCTCGGTGGAGGAGGTCACGGACCGGCTGGAAGCCTTCCGGCGTGAGCTGAATCGGGTCGTGTCGAGCGCCGTCCGCGCCTACACGGCTCTCGAGCCGAGCGCGATCAGGGAGCCTGACGAGGTACGCGTCCTGCACGTGTCGGATATCCACGTCTCCCCCCTCGGGATCGGCATGATGCGACAGCTCGCCCGCGGCTTCGACGTGGCCTTCGTGCTCGATACCGGGGACCTCACCTCGTACGGAACCCCGCTGGAGGAGGCGGTCGTGCAGGCGATCCCGTCACTGGAGGTCCCGTACGTCTTCGTGCGCGGGAACCACGATCCCCCCGCGGTGCAGGATGCGATCCGCCAGCTCCCCAACGGCATCGTGCTCGACGGGGACACGGCCGAGCTGGACGGCCTGCTCCTCTACGGGCTGGGACACCCCGCCTACACGGAGAACAAGGAGCAGGAGCTCGACCACGAGCGGTTCGTCGAGCTCGCCCGGTCGGCGTCCGCGCGCATCGCCTCCGACCTGCGAGCCCTGCCGCGGTCACCCGACGTCGTGGCCGTCCACGACGACCGGATGGCCAGGGCGCTCGCCGGCTCCGTCCCGCTGGTCGTGTCCGGGCACTACCACACCCAGTCGGAGGAGACCCGCGACTCGACGCTGTTCCTCCGGGCCGGCACGACGGGAGGCGCCGGCGTGAACCTGCTGTCCGAGCCCGGGGGCGTTCCGCTGTCCGCGCAGATCCTGTACTTCCGGCCGGGGGCCACGCCGCGGCTCGTCGCCTACGACGTCGTCCAGCAGTCCCCAACGACCGGGAGCCTGACGATCGACCGCCGCCTCGTCACCCAGGACCTCTGA
- a CDS encoding calcium/sodium antiporter: MSVLAVVGGLALMAWASEHFVMGASRLALALRVSPVLIGAVVIGFGTSAPEMVTSVLAVAAGSRDIALGNVIGSNAANVTLVLGIATLIRPATVASATLRREAPMSTLSVGLLTILLLAGVSRPEGIACLLALVVFMVLIVRGSRDGGEPIAHEVEELLGEGSPPVYRTSAEALRTGLGLAGTLGGAQLLVWGAVRIAEGIGVSQGFVGFTLVAVGTSLPELVTAIQAARKGETDLVVGNVLGSNVFNSLAVAGTVAVVSPGPLVDRGLAGPGVFMMAAVCAIAYLFMATGGCITRREGAVLLAMWVMTTPLLVVL, from the coding sequence CTGTCGGTCCTAGCGGTCGTTGGCGGGCTCGCGCTGATGGCGTGGGCATCCGAGCACTTCGTGATGGGGGCGTCCAGGCTCGCCCTCGCTCTGCGGGTGTCACCGGTCCTGATCGGCGCCGTGGTGATCGGGTTCGGCACGAGCGCCCCCGAGATGGTCACCTCGGTCCTGGCCGTCGCGGCCGGCTCCCGGGACATCGCGCTCGGCAACGTGATCGGATCGAACGCGGCCAACGTCACGCTGGTCCTCGGGATCGCCACACTCATCAGGCCGGCGACCGTGGCGAGCGCGACGCTCCGTCGCGAGGCTCCCATGTCGACGCTCTCGGTCGGCCTGCTGACGATCCTCCTCCTGGCCGGGGTCAGCCGTCCGGAGGGGATCGCCTGTCTGCTCGCGCTGGTCGTCTTCATGGTCCTCATCGTCCGGGGCTCCCGGGACGGTGGGGAGCCGATCGCCCACGAGGTCGAGGAGCTGCTCGGCGAGGGCTCCCCGCCCGTCTATCGCACCTCGGCCGAAGCCCTACGGACCGGCCTCGGCCTCGCCGGGACGCTGGGCGGAGCCCAGCTGCTCGTCTGGGGAGCCGTCCGGATAGCGGAGGGGATCGGGGTATCGCAGGGGTTCGTGGGTTTCACGCTCGTCGCGGTCGGGACGTCGCTGCCCGAGCTCGTCACGGCCATCCAGGCCGCCCGCAAGGGGGAGACCGACCTCGTCGTCGGGAACGTCCTGGGCAGCAACGTGTTCAACAGCCTCGCGGTCGCCGGCACGGTGGCCGTCGTCTCTCCGGGCCCCCTCGTCGACCGCGGACTCGCCGGCCCCGGCGTCTTCATGATGGCGGCGGTCTGCGCGATCGCCTACCTGTTCATGGCGACGGGGGGGTGCATCACGCGCCGGGAGGGGGCGGTCCTGCTCGCGATGTGGGTGATGACGACGCCGCTGCTGGTGGTGCTCTGA
- a CDS encoding MFS transporter produces the protein MGRKTWTLVSVVLASGSVFLDTTVVNVALPAMGEDLPSAVFGRYEAQNYVYYGYLLALSSLLMLAGGLSDHAGRRRTYLVGLIGFGVTSLLCGLAPTMDLLIVFRLLQGAAGALLVPGSLAIITATFEGDEQGRAFGIWAAASAVTSILGPVVGGVLVEGVTWRAVFLVHLPLIGVAVWGAWRHIEESSPEEVPFDGVGATLAAVAVGGLAFGAIRGQSSSWEGAVPYVSLSVGVGAAVALPWWMRRVANPLVPLEVFRSRNFVVTNVSTLLIYGALYVMLQVLALYTVGILGYTEVAFGIGVVPMSLFLAVSAGRFGQIAARVGPRRFMAAGPVMSGIGLLWLARLPDDSSPWRATGTELASYIPSRGYVVDLLPGLVLFGLGLMVMVPPLTMTLMRSLPVRHAGIGSAFNNAVSRVGPQLVGALLFVAITASFQSAMWARFPDLDITSPEARQRISPLNRPDPSVPERVAGVAREASGDAFRLAMGVAGFLAIVGGVVNGIGISDREALHPPHSEASASGDD, from the coding sequence GTGGGGCGCAAGACATGGACGCTGGTGTCGGTGGTGCTCGCTTCGGGGTCGGTCTTCCTCGACACCACCGTCGTCAACGTGGCTCTCCCCGCCATGGGCGAGGATCTTCCCTCGGCCGTCTTCGGGCGGTACGAGGCCCAGAACTACGTCTACTACGGCTACCTCCTGGCTCTCTCCTCACTCCTGATGCTGGCCGGCGGTCTCTCCGACCACGCGGGGAGGAGAAGGACGTACCTCGTCGGACTCATCGGGTTCGGCGTCACGTCTCTGCTCTGCGGGCTGGCTCCAACGATGGACCTTCTCATCGTGTTCCGGCTCTTGCAGGGAGCGGCGGGAGCGCTCCTGGTTCCTGGGTCGCTCGCGATCATCACGGCCACCTTCGAGGGGGACGAGCAAGGACGCGCGTTCGGTATCTGGGCGGCCGCGTCGGCCGTCACGTCCATCCTGGGCCCCGTCGTCGGGGGGGTGCTGGTCGAGGGGGTCACGTGGAGGGCGGTGTTCCTCGTGCACCTCCCACTCATCGGGGTGGCCGTCTGGGGAGCCTGGCGCCACATCGAGGAGTCGAGCCCTGAGGAGGTGCCCTTCGACGGGGTCGGCGCGACCCTGGCGGCCGTCGCCGTGGGGGGCCTGGCGTTCGGTGCGATCCGCGGTCAGTCGTCGTCGTGGGAGGGGGCGGTGCCCTATGTCTCGCTCTCCGTCGGCGTGGGAGCCGCTGTGGCGCTGCCGTGGTGGATGCGGCGGGTTGCGAACCCCCTGGTCCCCCTCGAGGTCTTCCGGTCCCGCAACTTCGTCGTCACGAACGTGTCGACGCTCCTCATCTACGGAGCGCTGTACGTGATGCTGCAGGTGCTCGCCCTGTACACGGTCGGGATCCTGGGCTACACCGAGGTAGCCTTCGGGATCGGCGTCGTTCCCATGTCGCTGTTCCTCGCCGTCTCAGCCGGTCGCTTCGGCCAGATAGCTGCACGGGTGGGTCCTCGCCGGTTCATGGCCGCGGGCCCGGTCATGTCGGGGATCGGCCTGCTGTGGCTGGCCCGTCTCCCCGACGACAGCTCGCCGTGGAGGGCGACGGGGACCGAGCTCGCGTCCTACATACCGAGCCGGGGGTACGTGGTGGATCTGCTCCCTGGCCTCGTCCTGTTCGGCCTCGGACTCATGGTCATGGTCCCACCCCTCACCATGACCTTGATGCGCTCCCTGCCGGTCCGCCACGCAGGCATCGGGTCGGCATTCAACAACGCGGTCTCACGCGTGGGCCCCCAACTGGTCGGGGCCCTGCTCTTCGTGGCGATCACGGCTTCGTTCCAGAGCGCGATGTGGGCGCGGTTCCCCGACCTCGACATCACGTCGCCCGAGGCCCGGCAGCGGATCAGCCCATTGAACCGACCCGACCCCTCCGTACCGGAGCGGGTTGCCGGCGTGGCCCGCGAGGCGTCCGGAGACGCGTTCCGTCTCGCGATGGGCGTAGCCGGGTTCCTCGCGATCGTGGGGGGTGTGGTGAACGGCATCGGGATCAGCGACAGGGAGGCCCTCCATCCGCCCCACTCTGAAGCGTCAGCCTCGGGGGACGATTGA
- a CDS encoding L,D-transpeptidase/peptidoglycan binding protein — protein MERSRQEFGSHEPGRARPRRAWIAVGLCALLLVSGTGAAWGFDRTRSAVLPAGTVVGGVAVGGLTEQEATDRVHRAVVPPLQVPVLLRAGEVQRSVSPWELGLRVDGPGAVRAAFDGYRSAPLPRRLWDSLTGNGGRVDAPPQLDREVLRRALADLAAEVDRQPQEARLDVSGGWVQVVGAQDGQRLELDAAVDVVSRSLGPGAAPIDLPVSTVAPAVPTDRYRSVVLVRRAERRLYHYVDGQVARTYPVAVGKLGHSTPSGVFEITAKRRNPAWYNPGSEWARGMPRVIAPGPANPLGTRALNINSPGIRIHGTAAAASIGQAASHGCIRMLRADVEELFERVETGDAVVIV, from the coding sequence ATGGAACGTTCGAGGCAGGAGTTCGGCTCCCACGAGCCGGGACGGGCGAGGCCGCGGCGCGCATGGATCGCGGTCGGGCTCTGCGCGCTGCTCCTGGTCTCCGGGACGGGGGCGGCGTGGGGTTTCGACCGGACCCGGAGCGCGGTCCTGCCCGCCGGGACCGTCGTCGGAGGGGTGGCCGTGGGAGGTCTCACGGAGCAGGAGGCGACCGACCGGGTCCATCGGGCGGTCGTCCCTCCGCTGCAGGTACCGGTCCTGCTGCGGGCGGGGGAGGTGCAGCGCAGCGTCAGCCCCTGGGAGCTGGGCTTGCGCGTCGACGGCCCCGGAGCGGTCCGGGCGGCCTTCGACGGGTACCGGTCCGCGCCGCTGCCCCGCCGCCTCTGGGACAGCCTGACGGGCAACGGGGGACGGGTAGATGCGCCACCGCAGCTCGACCGGGAGGTCCTGCGCCGAGCCCTGGCCGACCTGGCCGCCGAGGTGGACAGGCAACCGCAGGAGGCCCGGCTGGACGTGTCGGGGGGCTGGGTGCAGGTGGTCGGCGCGCAGGACGGACAGCGTCTCGAGCTCGACGCCGCCGTCGACGTCGTGTCGCGATCGCTCGGCCCCGGCGCGGCTCCCATCGACCTGCCGGTCTCGACGGTCGCCCCGGCGGTCCCCACCGATCGGTACAGGTCGGTCGTCCTCGTGAGGAGGGCGGAGCGGCGCCTCTACCACTACGTCGACGGTCAGGTCGCGCGGACGTACCCGGTGGCGGTCGGGAAGCTGGGTCACTCCACTCCCAGCGGCGTCTTCGAGATCACCGCGAAGCGGCGCAACCCCGCCTGGTACAACCCGGGCAGCGAGTGGGCGCGGGGGATGCCCCGGGTGATCGCCCCGGGGCCGGCCAACCCGCTGGGCACGCGAGCGCTGAACATCAACTCTCCCGGGATACGGATCCACGGCACCGCCGCGGCCGCGTCCATCGGCCAGGCGGCGTCCCACGGCTGCATCAGGATGCTGCGGGCCGACGTGGAGGAGCTCTTCGAGCGGGTCGAGACGGGTGACGCGGTGGTGATCGTCTAG